A section of the Streptomyces sp. CG1 genome encodes:
- a CDS encoding tyrosine-type recombinase/integrase, with product MASVIKRCEHKVTQWPRCKHSWVVRFRDANGDQKEESFPHNKKTEANDLAIKVENDKRLGVYVDRKHSKRTFEDCWKEWLGFGQREESTLVQYKSIYKNHFAEMFGSRRIGSITASDITKWEEAQKERGFKPYGIEGRKVVLKSFLKYCYEAEIVPKYAGKTIAVNGRNESAYRPVEDHEIPTTSEVMAIYEAMRPVYKSSIWIQAGCGLRVGEALAFSQSHLSRREGWYFVQNQLTNFGKNDGANRGTNVKNEPKWSRKGRWVPVPSSVAEELEKHRAFWEPWGEPGWYYESETYQNRHPSRTTYTDRWNDAIKKAGLEESAYTPKSLRHYFASMAIAAGVPLWEVAQWMGHSSTKVTEQVYAHLVDGAEERITGAFEAALADAFRSRLKVAA from the coding sequence GTGGCTTCAGTCATCAAGCGCTGTGAGCACAAGGTCACCCAGTGGCCGCGCTGCAAGCACTCGTGGGTGGTCCGGTTCCGGGACGCCAACGGGGACCAGAAAGAGGAGTCGTTCCCTCACAACAAGAAGACCGAGGCCAACGACCTTGCGATCAAGGTCGAGAATGATAAGCGCCTCGGCGTCTACGTCGATCGGAAGCACTCCAAGCGGACCTTTGAGGACTGCTGGAAAGAGTGGTTGGGTTTCGGGCAGCGGGAAGAGTCCACTCTCGTTCAGTACAAGAGCATCTACAAGAACCACTTTGCGGAGATGTTCGGTAGTCGCCGAATCGGTTCTATCACTGCCTCGGACATCACCAAGTGGGAAGAGGCGCAGAAAGAGCGCGGCTTCAAGCCGTACGGCATTGAGGGGCGGAAGGTCGTACTGAAATCGTTCCTCAAGTACTGCTATGAGGCTGAGATCGTTCCGAAGTACGCCGGGAAGACGATCGCCGTGAACGGCCGGAACGAGTCTGCCTACCGACCGGTTGAGGACCACGAGATCCCGACCACATCCGAAGTCATGGCCATCTATGAGGCCATGCGCCCGGTGTACAAGTCGTCCATCTGGATTCAGGCGGGCTGTGGTCTCCGGGTGGGTGAGGCTCTGGCGTTCTCTCAGTCCCATCTGAGCCGCCGAGAGGGCTGGTACTTCGTTCAGAACCAGTTGACAAATTTCGGGAAGAACGACGGAGCCAACCGAGGGACGAACGTCAAGAACGAACCGAAGTGGTCCAGGAAGGGGCGTTGGGTCCCCGTTCCGTCCTCGGTGGCTGAGGAACTGGAGAAGCATCGGGCGTTCTGGGAGCCGTGGGGGGAACCGGGCTGGTACTACGAGTCAGAGACCTACCAGAACCGTCACCCCTCGCGGACGACGTACACGGACCGCTGGAACGACGCGATCAAGAAGGCTGGCCTGGAGGAGTCGGCCTACACGCCGAAGTCGCTCCGTCACTACTTCGCCAGCATGGCGATTGCGGCTGGCGTGCCCCTGTGGGAGGTGGCTCAGTGGATGGGGCACAGCTCCACCAAGGTCACAGAGCAGGTCTATGCGCACCTCGTTGACGGGGCAGAGGAGAGGATCACGGGGGCGTTCGAGGCCGCGCTAGCGGACGCCTTCCGGAGTCGCCTCAAGGTGGCTGCGTGA
- a CDS encoding (Fe-S)-binding protein yields the protein MQLAAIIVSLVLIVVGVALFGRALLQIFNFMRLGQPVPAGTRTDDPAQRTLTVAREFLGHTRMNRWGIVGVAHWFVAVGFFSLLLTIVNAIGQLFQADWILPIIGDWAPYNVFVEFLGTMTTLGILTLIVIRQLSKPNKPGRKSRFAGSNFGQAYFVEAVILIVGICIFMLHALEGAQHHVDGYEASFFVSYPVVAWLKGMSVSTLQNLTYFFAGLKIATSFIWMITVALKTDMGVAWHRFLAFPNIWFKRNATGETSLGALLPMTSGGKPIDFTDPGDDDVFGVSQVEQFSWKGLLDFSTCTECGRCQSQCPAWNTGKPLSPKLLIMSLRDNAHAKAPYLLAGGGKTMEGEEKASAEALKDVPASALAEAERPLIGTAEENGVIDPDVLWSCTTCGACVEQCPVDIEHIDHIVDMRRYQVMIESAFPSEAGTMLKNLEKKGNPWGLAKKQRLEWTKEVDFEIPVVGKDIEDLSEVDYLYWVGCAGALEDRAKKTTKAFAELLHIAGVKFAIMGGDEKCTGDSARRLGNEPLFQELGMENVTALNMAFGEDDEDESTKKPKSAKKIVATCPHCLNTLGNEYPQLGGDYEVIHHTQLLQHLVDEGKLIPVTPVEGIITYHDPCYLGRHNKIYTPPREIIAKVPGLRNEEMHRHKERGFCCGAGGARMWMEERIGKRINNERVDEALSLNPDIVSTACPFCLVMLTDSVNGKKNDGKAKESIQVVDVAQLLLDSVKTPVDPAGETEAENEPEPEPVK from the coding sequence ATGCAACTCGCCGCGATCATCGTGTCGCTGGTCCTGATCGTGGTCGGCGTGGCACTGTTCGGCCGCGCCCTCCTGCAGATCTTCAACTTCATGCGGCTCGGCCAGCCGGTACCGGCCGGGACGCGGACCGACGACCCTGCACAGCGCACCCTCACCGTGGCCAGGGAGTTCCTCGGCCACACCCGGATGAACCGCTGGGGCATCGTCGGTGTGGCGCACTGGTTCGTGGCGGTGGGCTTCTTCTCCCTGCTGCTGACGATCGTCAACGCGATCGGGCAGCTGTTCCAGGCGGACTGGATCCTGCCGATCATCGGTGACTGGGCACCGTACAACGTCTTCGTCGAGTTCCTCGGCACGATGACGACGCTCGGCATCCTGACCCTCATCGTCATCCGGCAGCTGAGCAAGCCGAACAAGCCGGGCCGCAAGTCCCGCTTCGCCGGCTCCAACTTCGGCCAGGCGTACTTCGTCGAGGCCGTCATCCTGATCGTCGGCATCTGCATCTTCATGCTGCACGCCCTGGAGGGCGCCCAGCACCACGTGGACGGCTACGAGGCCTCGTTCTTCGTCTCGTACCCGGTCGTCGCGTGGCTGAAGGGCATGAGCGTCTCCACGCTCCAGAACCTCACGTACTTCTTCGCCGGGCTGAAGATCGCGACCTCCTTCATCTGGATGATCACGGTCGCCCTGAAGACCGACATGGGTGTGGCCTGGCACCGCTTCCTGGCGTTCCCGAACATCTGGTTCAAGCGCAACGCCACCGGTGAGACCTCCCTCGGCGCGCTGCTGCCGATGACCTCCGGCGGCAAGCCGATCGACTTCACCGACCCCGGCGATGACGACGTCTTCGGTGTCTCCCAGGTCGAGCAGTTCTCCTGGAAGGGCCTGCTGGACTTCTCCACCTGCACCGAGTGCGGCCGCTGCCAGTCCCAGTGTCCCGCCTGGAACACCGGCAAGCCCCTCTCCCCGAAGCTGCTGATCATGTCCCTGCGGGACAACGCCCACGCCAAGGCGCCCTACCTGCTGGCCGGCGGCGGCAAGACCATGGAGGGCGAGGAGAAGGCCTCTGCCGAGGCTCTCAAGGACGTTCCCGCGTCTGCTCTCGCCGAGGCCGAGCGCCCCCTGATCGGCACCGCCGAGGAGAACGGCGTCATCGACCCGGACGTCCTGTGGTCCTGCACCACCTGCGGCGCCTGCGTCGAGCAGTGCCCCGTCGACATCGAGCACATCGACCACATCGTCGACATGCGCCGCTACCAGGTCATGATCGAGTCCGCGTTCCCGTCCGAGGCGGGCACGATGCTCAAGAACCTGGAGAAGAAGGGCAACCCCTGGGGCCTGGCCAAGAAGCAGCGCCTGGAGTGGACCAAGGAGGTCGACTTCGAGATCCCGGTCGTCGGCAAGGACATCGAGGACCTCTCCGAGGTCGACTACCTGTACTGGGTCGGCTGCGCGGGTGCCCTGGAGGACCGCGCCAAGAAGACCACGAAGGCCTTCGCCGAGCTGCTGCACATCGCGGGCGTGAAGTTCGCGATCATGGGCGGCGACGAGAAGTGCACCGGTGACTCCGCCCGCCGCCTCGGCAACGAGCCCCTGTTCCAGGAGCTCGGCATGGAGAACGTCACCGCGCTGAACATGGCGTTCGGCGAGGATGACGAGGACGAGTCGACCAAGAAGCCGAAGTCCGCGAAGAAGATCGTCGCGACCTGCCCGCACTGCCTCAACACCCTCGGCAACGAGTACCCGCAGCTCGGCGGCGACTACGAGGTCATCCACCACACCCAGCTGCTCCAGCACCTGGTCGACGAGGGCAAGCTGATCCCCGTCACCCCGGTCGAGGGCATCATCACGTACCACGACCCCTGCTACCTGGGCCGCCACAACAAGATCTACACGCCCCCGCGCGAGATCATCGCCAAGGTCCCGGGCCTCAGGAACGAGGAGATGCACCGCCACAAGGAGCGCGGCTTCTGCTGCGGCGCCGGCGGCGCCCGGATGTGGATGGAGGAGCGGATCGGCAAGCGCATCAACAACGAGCGCGTCGACGAGGCCCTCTCCCTGAACCCGGACATCGTCTCCACCGCCTGCCCGTTCTGCCTGGTCATGCTGACCGACTCGGTCAACGGCAAGAAGAACGACGGCAAGGCCAAGGAGTCCATCCAGGTCGTGGACGTGGCCCAGCTGCTCCTCGACTCGGTGAAGACCCCGGTCGACCCCGCGGGCGAGACCGAGGCCGAGAACGAGCCGGAGCCCGAGCCGGTGAAGTGA
- a CDS encoding replication initiator, which produces MYPISDEARRSVLNEAERLRLLSPTERDLIRLVHEPGYARWLDQIKSIGGCAHPIYLAGHTTTRDAVTGEVLRHYDTSGEPGGRMPVRCRNRRETRCEPCSYLHAGDTFQLVRSGLLGGKGVTDGVRRHPRLFVTLTAPSFGPVHRALDGGVCRPRRDGGVCEHGRPVGCGQRHEETDPVVGQPLCRDCYDYAGHVLWHASAGRLWNRYCHMLRRHLATAAGITQTRLREHLTLSFAKVAEYQKRGAVHFHAVIRLDGPDGPSSPPPQWATTDLLSDAVRSAAAQVEVRTPYSPATGERVIQWGKQLDVHPIRSDAFTESAVTDSAVAAYVAKYVSKSVGDSGGIDYRIQDFDSIRLAPVNTHLRALMATCWRLGSLPELEALNLRAWAHTLGYRGHVLTKSRQYSTTYGVLRAVRADYQGGGVLALEDRETVTESAWRYVGSGHSPAEADIAYGIAEDLATQREIRREMIAEGWKYAA; this is translated from the coding sequence GTGTATCCGATATCGGACGAGGCGCGGCGCTCAGTTCTCAATGAGGCTGAGCGTCTGCGCCTTCTTTCCCCTACCGAGCGTGACCTTATCCGGCTCGTCCATGAACCCGGATACGCGCGCTGGCTCGATCAGATCAAGTCCATTGGCGGGTGCGCTCACCCGATCTACCTTGCCGGGCACACCACAACGCGTGATGCGGTCACGGGGGAAGTGCTGCGGCACTACGACACCAGCGGCGAACCCGGCGGCCGGATGCCGGTGCGCTGCCGCAACCGGCGCGAGACACGCTGTGAGCCCTGCTCCTATCTCCACGCGGGCGACACGTTCCAACTGGTCCGCTCCGGCCTGCTGGGCGGCAAGGGCGTCACGGACGGCGTACGGCGTCACCCCCGGCTCTTCGTCACCCTGACCGCCCCTTCCTTCGGCCCAGTTCATCGTGCCCTTGATGGCGGGGTGTGCCGTCCTCGTCGCGACGGCGGAGTCTGCGAACACGGGCGGCCGGTCGGCTGCGGTCAACGGCACGAGGAAACAGACCCCGTGGTAGGTCAGCCGCTGTGCCGGGACTGCTACGACTACGCCGGACACGTCCTCTGGCACGCCTCGGCCGGCAGGCTGTGGAACCGCTATTGCCACATGCTCAGGCGGCATTTGGCGACGGCCGCAGGAATCACACAAACCCGCCTGCGGGAACACCTGACCCTCTCTTTCGCCAAGGTCGCTGAATACCAGAAGCGGGGCGCCGTTCACTTCCACGCGGTAATCCGCCTCGACGGCCCCGACGGTCCCTCATCGCCTCCGCCGCAGTGGGCCACAACCGACCTGCTGTCAGACGCCGTGCGGTCGGCTGCGGCCCAAGTTGAGGTCCGCACCCCGTATTCCCCTGCGACCGGTGAACGGGTCATCCAGTGGGGCAAACAACTCGACGTACACCCGATCCGCAGCGACGCATTCACCGAATCGGCCGTGACCGACAGTGCCGTTGCGGCCTACGTCGCCAAATACGTATCCAAGAGCGTCGGCGACTCGGGCGGCATCGACTACCGAATACAGGACTTCGACAGCATCCGCCTTGCCCCAGTGAATACCCACCTGAGGGCCCTCATGGCCACCTGCTGGCGCCTGGGCAGTCTGCCTGAGCTGGAGGCACTGAACCTGCGGGCCTGGGCTCACACGCTCGGATACCGAGGCCACGTGCTCACCAAATCACGCCAGTACTCCACCACTTACGGAGTACTGCGCGCGGTCCGGGCGGACTACCAGGGCGGCGGCGTACTCGCCCTGGAAGACCGAGAGACCGTCACGGAATCAGCCTGGCGCTACGTCGGCTCGGGCCACTCGCCGGCAGAAGCAGACATTGCATACGGCATAGCCGAAGACCTAGCGACCCAACGAGAAATCAGACGAGAAATGATCGCTGAGGGATGGAAATACGCCGCGTAA
- a CDS encoding SH3 domain-containing protein, which translates to MGRKALRALVVSGALVAGVGLVGVSAASAMPVDPGYSSGGSGGGGASYPADRSVFKSATVDGLRVRTGPGTGRAILGLVYEGQPVQVITSAYDDTGQVWDEVMLQTASAGGLPAGYVGWVTEEYLY; encoded by the coding sequence ATGGGACGTAAGGCTCTGCGGGCGCTGGTGGTGTCGGGTGCGCTGGTGGCCGGCGTCGGTCTGGTGGGCGTCTCGGCGGCGTCGGCTATGCCGGTGGATCCGGGGTACTCGTCGGGCGGCTCCGGCGGGGGTGGTGCGTCGTATCCGGCGGACCGGTCGGTGTTCAAGTCGGCGACGGTGGACGGGCTGAGGGTGCGTACGGGTCCGGGGACGGGCCGGGCGATACTCGGCCTGGTCTACGAGGGTCAGCCGGTGCAGGTCATCACCTCCGCCTACGACGACACGGGCCAGGTCTGGGACGAGGTGATGTTGCAGACCGCTTCGGCAGGTGGCCTACCGGCTGGTTATGTCGGGTGGGTCACGGAGGAATACCTCTACTGA
- a CDS encoding helix-turn-helix domain-containing protein, whose amino-acid sequence MAAGGSNRLLTPDETAERLAVSKRTLYAKWRDWGIPAYKVGKHLRFRERDIDHWISQQACS is encoded by the coding sequence ATGGCTGCGGGTGGATCGAATCGGCTCCTGACGCCGGATGAAACAGCTGAGCGACTGGCCGTGTCGAAACGCACGCTTTATGCGAAATGGCGTGATTGGGGCATACCGGCCTACAAGGTTGGGAAACATCTTAGATTTCGCGAACGCGACATTGATCACTGGATTTCCCAACAGGCTTGTAGCTAG
- a CDS encoding FtsK/SpoIIIE domain-containing protein, producing MPASLVVWVLTALILVGVLTQRWWEPRLAARGIPVRRWPWRWWLVGYPGTALRIFSTWRRLAHLNGLSVSTSPDRRVIGRDLVVQGQALRPRPPRLSLPVPTKTGLRLRVLLHPGQTPAPYFTAARAMEHAWHVHGVRVTSPRRGQVLIHVTALDPLTGDVPSVRAPAEALLSADVGRIEDGEPWVVDLRRVPHWLITGATQSGKSSLLAALVLALAPQPVGLVGIDCKGGMELGLFGGRLSALAIDRTEAVGLLSGVIEEIQARMRVCREAGKRSVWDLPDHLRPVPLVVIVDELAELYLTDGSRESKDEAEQCGTLLLRVAQLGAALGVHLVIAGQRVGSDIGPRVTALRAQLGGRVAHRAHDEASAEMTLGDINPDAVITALNITEDEQGVAVVAMGGRWMRSRSRLVTTADAAEVARTDPPANPFLTQPDPVTFEKGGVAA from the coding sequence ATGCCTGCCTCTCTGGTGGTCTGGGTCCTGACGGCGCTGATCCTGGTCGGCGTGCTGACACAGCGCTGGTGGGAACCGCGTCTTGCGGCTCGGGGTATCCCGGTGCGGCGGTGGCCGTGGCGGTGGTGGCTGGTCGGCTACCCCGGAACCGCGTTGCGGATCTTCTCGACCTGGCGGCGGCTGGCGCATCTCAACGGGTTGTCGGTGAGCACGTCGCCGGACCGGAGGGTGATCGGCCGTGATCTCGTGGTGCAGGGGCAGGCGCTGCGGCCCCGGCCTCCTCGGCTGTCCTTGCCGGTGCCGACGAAAACCGGGCTGAGGCTGCGGGTGCTGCTGCATCCCGGGCAGACTCCGGCGCCGTACTTCACGGCGGCCCGTGCCATGGAACACGCCTGGCACGTGCACGGAGTGCGGGTCACGTCCCCGCGCCGGGGACAGGTCCTCATCCACGTCACAGCCCTAGACCCACTGACCGGTGACGTCCCGTCTGTCCGTGCGCCGGCTGAGGCGTTGCTATCGGCGGACGTGGGCCGTATCGAGGACGGCGAACCCTGGGTGGTCGACCTGCGGCGCGTACCGCACTGGCTGATCACGGGGGCCACGCAGTCCGGGAAGTCGTCGTTGCTGGCGGCTCTGGTGCTTGCGCTGGCGCCTCAGCCGGTCGGCCTGGTCGGTATCGACTGCAAGGGCGGCATGGAACTGGGCCTGTTCGGCGGGCGGCTCTCTGCGCTGGCCATCGACCGGACAGAGGCGGTCGGTCTGCTGTCCGGCGTGATCGAGGAGATTCAGGCGCGCATGCGGGTCTGCCGTGAGGCGGGCAAGCGGTCGGTCTGGGACCTGCCCGATCATCTGCGGCCGGTGCCCCTGGTCGTGATCGTGGACGAGCTGGCTGAGCTGTATCTCACCGACGGCTCTCGGGAGTCGAAGGACGAGGCGGAGCAGTGCGGAACGCTGCTGTTGCGGGTCGCCCAGCTCGGCGCGGCGCTCGGCGTCCACCTGGTCATCGCCGGACAACGGGTCGGCTCCGACATCGGCCCCCGCGTGACCGCGCTGCGCGCCCAGCTCGGCGGACGCGTCGCCCACCGTGCCCATGACGAGGCGTCGGCCGAGATGACCTTGGGCGACATCAACCCGGATGCGGTGATCACCGCGCTGAACATCACCGAGGACGAACAGGGCGTTGCCGTGGTCGCCATGGGCGGCCGGTGGATGCGCTCCCGGTCCCGCCTCGTCACTACCGCCGATGCGGCCGAAGTCGCCCGGACCGACCCCCCAGCGAACCCGTTCCTGACACAGCCGGACCCCGTGACCTTCGAGAAAGGAGGAGTAGCGGCATGA
- a CDS encoding YrdB family protein, with translation MSTRPGAVDVLDERAWYAANEFLAFVIELAALACLSWWGFSAGGNLALPLHGLLGVGTPLLAVVLWSLFAAPRARLRPALPLVFVVKAVVLGGGAAALYAVGHPVAAVVMAVVVVVNTALAEIFRRRPPAAAGADGADVAGGADVADGGGARDDVGAG, from the coding sequence ATGTCGACACGCCCTGGCGCCGTGGACGTGCTCGATGAGCGGGCCTGGTACGCCGCCAACGAATTCCTGGCCTTCGTGATCGAGCTCGCCGCGCTGGCCTGCCTGAGCTGGTGGGGGTTCAGCGCCGGCGGCAACCTGGCCCTCCCCCTCCACGGCCTGCTCGGTGTGGGCACGCCGCTGCTGGCGGTCGTGCTGTGGTCGTTGTTCGCGGCGCCGAGGGCGCGGCTGCGGCCGGCGCTGCCGCTCGTGTTCGTGGTCAAGGCGGTCGTACTGGGCGGTGGAGCGGCGGCCTTGTACGCGGTCGGGCATCCCGTCGCCGCCGTGGTCATGGCGGTCGTCGTGGTCGTGAACACGGCACTCGCCGAGATCTTCCGCCGCCGTCCGCCAGCCGCTGCCGGGGCAGATGGGGCCGATGTGGCAGGAGGGGCCGATGTGGCCGATGGGGGCGGCGCCAGGGACGACGTCGGGGCCGGGTGA
- a CDS encoding antibiotic biosynthesis monooxygenase produces the protein MTVVKINVLTVPAEQREVLEKRFASRAHAVENSDGFEWFELLRPVEGTDTYLVYTRWRDEESFQAWMEGPMKSAHQGGAEGERPKPAASASTLWSFEVVQQAGPKGA, from the coding sequence ATGACCGTAGTGAAGATCAACGTGCTGACCGTACCCGCCGAGCAGCGGGAGGTGCTGGAGAAGCGGTTCGCTTCGCGAGCCCACGCGGTGGAGAACTCCGACGGCTTCGAGTGGTTCGAGCTGCTGCGCCCCGTCGAGGGCACCGACACCTACCTCGTCTACACGCGCTGGCGTGACGAGGAGTCCTTCCAGGCCTGGATGGAGGGGCCGATGAAGTCCGCGCACCAGGGCGGTGCCGAGGGCGAGCGCCCGAAGCCGGCGGCCTCCGCCTCCACCCTGTGGTCCTTCGAGGTGGTGCAGCAGGCGGGGCCGAAGGGGGCGTAG
- a CDS encoding MraY family glycosyltransferase gives MLYGIAAATAALLLAALLAALLRVPALRAGIVDRRLHRRLPLLGGLAVVVVTCLVAGVGQWTGVAPLGEGVCELVVAAASVAGLGLVADVWRLRPRVLVAGTAVAALCVVPYGETGVLGGMLAVGWIVAASLAFKGLDHADGLAGTVGVVTAFGVGACAAAEIMDGLAVLLSVFAAALTGFLMHNWHPARIGLGNCGSLFTGFLLSSSLVFTRAGYGLGSSAAVMFCLGAVALADALLVVLARGLARRPLLRRGPDHLAHRLRRLGLTPPGSVVLLGAASFSAVLVGVLVHTGWTGEGAVLWVAGGALLVVVVLLGIPVQSSQQTVSTQVSSQLRVRNG, from the coding sequence GTGCTCTACGGGATCGCCGCCGCCACCGCAGCCCTCCTTCTCGCCGCCCTCCTCGCGGCGCTGCTCAGGGTGCCCGCGCTGCGGGCGGGCATCGTCGACCGGCGTCTGCACCGGCGGCTGCCGCTGCTCGGCGGGCTCGCCGTGGTGGTCGTCACCTGTCTCGTCGCCGGGGTCGGGCAGTGGACCGGGGTCGCCCCGCTCGGGGAGGGCGTCTGCGAACTGGTCGTCGCCGCCGCCTCGGTCGCCGGGCTCGGCCTGGTCGCCGACGTCTGGCGGCTCCGCCCGCGCGTGCTCGTCGCCGGTACGGCCGTGGCGGCGCTCTGTGTGGTGCCGTACGGCGAGACGGGGGTGCTGGGCGGGATGCTGGCCGTGGGGTGGATCGTCGCGGCCTCGCTGGCCTTCAAGGGGCTCGACCACGCGGACGGGCTGGCCGGCACCGTCGGGGTCGTCACCGCCTTCGGGGTGGGCGCCTGTGCCGCCGCCGAGATCATGGACGGGCTCGCCGTCCTGCTGAGCGTGTTCGCCGCCGCCCTCACCGGCTTCCTGATGCACAACTGGCATCCCGCGCGGATCGGGCTCGGCAACTGCGGCTCGCTGTTCACCGGGTTCCTGCTGTCGTCCTCCCTGGTCTTCACGCGCGCGGGGTACGGCCTCGGGTCGAGCGCGGCGGTGATGTTCTGCCTCGGCGCGGTGGCCCTCGCCGACGCCCTTCTCGTGGTCCTCGCCCGGGGGCTGGCCCGGCGTCCGCTGCTGCGGCGCGGCCCCGACCATCTCGCGCACCGGCTGCGGCGGCTCGGGCTCACCCCGCCCGGCTCGGTCGTTCTGCTGGGTGCCGCCTCCTTCTCGGCGGTGCTCGTGGGCGTGCTCGTGCACACCGGGTGGACGGGGGAGGGGGCTGTGCTCTGGGTGGCCGGAGGGGCCCTGCTGGTGGTGGTCGTACTCCTTGGGATTCCCGTCCAGTCGTCCCAGCAGACGGTATCGACGCAGGTCAGCAGCCAGTTGCGTGTAAGGAACGGATGA
- a CDS encoding GntR family transcriptional regulator, with protein sequence MAAREHIERAPAMYLQVAQRMATDIKNGRYKPGDLLPSEAEMVTMYGIGKSTARAAVAELRGMGLVESLQGKGSRVLSSGGVLPATSVDRSIQRTAKGSWRLPVAKEAEAPAVSRTALDGPPALLLDQLDQDAISVDRMLCDAATGARMAHRVLIPMATAADVPTLAEQPDAEITDLYQQLADAGLSLSFTEHVTARTPYPDERTALGLSDASPLLITYRVTTDADQDRPLLCEELKAPAATCQLTYPVTPTKPATRRTTRRRSASE encoded by the coding sequence ATGGCAGCCCGAGAGCACATCGAACGCGCCCCCGCCATGTACTTGCAGGTAGCCCAGCGCATGGCGACCGACATCAAGAACGGCCGCTACAAGCCCGGAGATCTCCTGCCGTCCGAAGCCGAGATGGTGACCATGTACGGCATCGGCAAGTCCACCGCGCGCGCCGCTGTCGCCGAACTACGCGGCATGGGACTGGTGGAGTCCTTGCAGGGCAAGGGCAGCCGAGTCCTTTCCTCCGGTGGAGTCCTCCCGGCCACCAGCGTTGACCGGTCCATCCAGCGCACTGCGAAGGGAAGTTGGCGCCTGCCGGTGGCGAAGGAGGCCGAGGCACCTGCCGTCAGCAGGACCGCGCTGGATGGACCACCAGCCCTACTGCTGGACCAGCTTGACCAGGATGCCATCAGCGTTGACCGCATGCTCTGCGACGCGGCGACCGGCGCCCGGATGGCTCACCGTGTTCTGATCCCGATGGCCACAGCAGCCGACGTGCCCACTCTGGCCGAACAGCCCGACGCCGAGATCACCGACCTGTACCAGCAGCTTGCCGACGCCGGACTCAGTCTGTCGTTCACCGAGCATGTCACCGCCCGCACCCCTTATCCCGACGAGCGGACCGCACTCGGTCTCAGCGACGCCAGCCCCCTCCTGATCACCTACCGCGTGACCACCGACGCGGACCAGGACCGCCCGTTGCTGTGCGAAGAGCTGAAGGCCCCCGCCGCCACATGCCAGCTCACCTACCCCGTGACGCCGACCAAGCCAGCCACCAGGCGCACCACCCGCCGCCGATCCGCATCGGAGTAA
- a CDS encoding YIP1 family protein → MSQVGRKAGPGSPGPARHSPGPGTFDDVAGFRIGRGGRDNRTPQGQQAPQGPSYGRRGPQRGQPAGPSYGQPAGPSQGYSQGYPQAPQQSYPHRGQQPSYPQQGQPYGRPGPADDGPEYFGDDGGYPAGAPGHDPYAANNPGHTQAFSIDEAAGYTQGSTYQAGSAAAPAAPLGPPLHWKELLKGIVFSPNQTFLRMRDYTMWAPALITTFLYGLLAVFGFDGARKDAIGATLSNAVPIVLITAVVMVLGLFILGVVTHTLARQLGGDGAWQPTVGLSMLITALTDAPRLLVAMFVGGDATFVQLLGWATWIGAGALLTLMVSRSHDLPWPKALGASAIQLIALLSIVKLGTF, encoded by the coding sequence ATGTCACAGGTCGGCCGCAAAGCCGGGCCCGGAAGCCCAGGCCCCGCACGTCACTCTCCGGGACCAGGTACGTTCGATGACGTGGCTGGATTCAGGATCGGACGCGGGGGCCGGGACAACCGCACCCCCCAAGGACAGCAGGCGCCGCAGGGACCGTCGTACGGCCGGCGCGGACCGCAGCGGGGGCAGCCCGCGGGACCGTCGTACGGGCAGCCCGCGGGGCCCTCACAGGGCTACTCGCAGGGCTACCCGCAGGCGCCGCAGCAGTCGTATCCGCACCGGGGGCAGCAGCCGTCGTACCCCCAGCAGGGACAGCCGTACGGCCGGCCGGGCCCGGCCGACGACGGACCGGAGTACTTCGGCGACGACGGCGGCTACCCGGCCGGCGCGCCGGGCCATGACCCGTACGCGGCCAACAACCCGGGCCACACCCAGGCGTTCTCGATCGACGAGGCCGCCGGCTACACCCAGGGCTCGACCTACCAGGCCGGCTCGGCCGCCGCGCCCGCGGCCCCGCTCGGCCCGCCGCTGCACTGGAAGGAGCTGCTGAAGGGGATCGTCTTCTCCCCGAACCAGACCTTCCTGCGCATGCGGGACTACACGATGTGGGCCCCGGCGCTCATCACGACCTTCCTCTACGGCCTGCTCGCCGTCTTCGGCTTCGACGGCGCCCGCAAGGACGCGATCGGCGCGACGCTCTCCAACGCGGTGCCGATCGTGCTGATCACGGCGGTCGTGATGGTCCTCGGCCTGTTCATCCTGGGCGTGGTCACGCACACCCTGGCCCGCCAGCTGGGCGGCGACGGCGCCTGGCAGCCGACGGTCGGCCTGTCCATGCTGATCACCGCGCTCACGGACGCGCCCCGCCTGCTGGTCGCCATGTTCGTCGGCGGCGACGCGACCTTCGTCCAGCTGCTCGGCTGGGCCACCTGGATCGGCGCGGGCGCCCTGCTGACCCTGATGGTCTCCCGCTCCCACGACCTGCCCTGGCCGAAGGCGCTGGGCGCGTCCGCGATCCAGCTGATCGCGCTGCTGTCGATAGTGAAGCTGGGCACGTTCTAG